In Pedobacter sp. W3I1, one DNA window encodes the following:
- a CDS encoding SusC/RagA family TonB-linked outer membrane protein, with protein MKKLLQSLFVLLFIALSAMAQDRTITGTVTSQDDKLPIPGVTVKVKGASAGTVTDSNGKYSVNVPSGSNTLEFSYVGYVTKEQIISSGNVINVVLTADATTLTDVVVVGYGTTTKQAFTGSAKTISAEQLGNKRVSNLSQALAGEVSGVRVITQSGQPGTEAKVRIRGIGSVSGNRDPLYVVDGVPFYGSLNSVNINDIESTTVLKDAAATAIYGSRGSNGVILITTRSGKGKSSFIEGDVNFGTNMALLPRYDVIKSPEEFIGLAWEGLYNQGRGLATPLNDAAAITYANNRIFGPTGGGLPAASNIWNSTGANLIDPATRQVRSGVTRKFDPENWEDYAFQNSARTEANVRIGGSSDKTSYFTSLGYLDDIGYSIKSNYKRLNARLNLTHEVKPWLVGGMNLGYTNSKRNFGGQTSDSGSVFWFVDNIPPIYPLFLRDAKGAFVQDPIFGGNQYDYGNAGRRFGSLTNAIADTQYNTDRDDRNELNGNVSLTAKIIPGLTFENTFGLQYYNNESVTRNNKYYGSAASQGGAIYLENTSLMSYNLLNLLRYKKTFGENSFEALAAHEVTDWKLKTLQASRYNLILNDSEDLNNGTVTNPSNSYSEQYKLESYFGQINYDYQKKYFLSGSLRRDGSSRFKTNRWGTFGSVGAGWLVSSEEFMKSQNIFSSLKLKASYGLIGDQGGVGYYPGYNTFNIDNVNDQPGLSIDLVGNPDLTWETSKMFQTGIEFNLGTYLTGSVDYYLKNTDDLIFDRRIGPSSGYAIVKVNGGSLRNQGVEFDFTGHIFKKKDFYLDLGINGEIFSNKMTAMPIDPSTGLAKPIDVQGNYAWSVGHSIYDFYVRKYTGVDAADGKSTWEAYYLDANNNGVPDGGLLENQAGEYIGSLGSYLAANPDKEGQLKKTTTKTYQNATQQYDGRSAIPDVRGAINLSTGYKGFDLSIQMLYSLGGYVYDGAYAGLMGNGLIANNNWHKDILNRWQSPSQPGDGIVPRISNNQDANVSSASSRFITKADYFSLNNVRLGYTFTKKITDKLGLAGLSLWVSGDNLYLGTARAGLNPMTAEPANSTETGGSDTYRYSPLSTVSAGLRVKL; from the coding sequence ATGAAAAAACTTCTACAAAGTTTGTTCGTACTTTTGTTTATTGCTTTATCAGCGATGGCACAAGACAGAACAATTACTGGTACAGTTACTTCACAGGATGACAAATTACCAATTCCTGGTGTAACTGTAAAGGTTAAAGGTGCTTCAGCTGGCACCGTAACAGACTCAAATGGTAAATATTCTGTAAATGTCCCTTCCGGATCTAACACATTAGAATTCAGTTACGTTGGGTACGTAACTAAAGAGCAAATTATTTCTTCAGGTAATGTAATCAATGTTGTGCTAACAGCAGATGCGACAACGTTAACTGATGTAGTTGTAGTGGGCTATGGCACAACAACAAAACAAGCTTTTACAGGTTCGGCAAAAACAATTAGTGCAGAACAATTGGGAAATAAAAGAGTTTCAAATCTATCTCAGGCATTAGCAGGAGAGGTTTCTGGTGTTCGTGTAATTACACAAAGTGGACAACCAGGTACCGAAGCAAAAGTTCGTATTAGAGGTATTGGTTCAGTATCAGGAAATCGCGATCCTTTATATGTTGTTGATGGTGTTCCATTTTACGGAAGTTTAAATTCTGTTAATATCAACGATATCGAGTCGACAACTGTGTTAAAAGATGCTGCTGCAACTGCTATTTATGGATCGCGTGGTTCAAACGGTGTAATTTTAATCACAACCAGATCAGGAAAAGGTAAAAGTTCATTCATTGAAGGAGATGTAAATTTTGGAACGAACATGGCATTATTGCCACGTTATGATGTAATCAAATCTCCAGAAGAATTTATTGGTTTAGCTTGGGAAGGTCTATATAACCAAGGCAGAGGTTTAGCCACTCCATTAAATGATGCTGCGGCGATAACATATGCCAACAATAGAATTTTCGGCCCAACCGGTGGTGGCCTACCAGCTGCATCTAACATTTGGAACTCTACAGGTGCTAATTTGATTGATCCAGCTACTAGACAAGTAAGATCTGGTGTAACCAGAAAATTTGATCCTGAAAACTGGGAAGATTATGCATTTCAAAATTCGGCACGTACCGAGGCAAATGTAAGAATTGGTGGTAGCTCAGATAAAACAAGTTATTTTACTTCGTTAGGTTATTTGGATGATATTGGTTATTCCATTAAATCTAATTACAAGCGTTTAAATGCCAGATTAAACTTAACGCATGAAGTTAAGCCATGGTTAGTTGGTGGCATGAATTTAGGCTACACCAATTCAAAAAGAAACTTTGGTGGTCAAACCTCTGATTCAGGTAGCGTTTTCTGGTTTGTAGATAACATTCCCCCAATTTATCCTTTGTTCTTAAGAGATGCTAAAGGTGCATTTGTTCAAGATCCAATTTTTGGTGGAAATCAATACGATTATGGAAATGCGGGTAGAAGATTTGGTTCATTAACTAATGCAATCGCTGATACTCAATATAACACAGACAGAGATGACAGAAATGAGTTAAATGGAAATGTATCTCTAACAGCTAAAATTATTCCCGGTTTAACTTTCGAAAATACTTTTGGCTTACAATACTATAACAATGAGAGCGTAACCAGAAATAACAAATATTATGGATCTGCAGCTTCTCAGGGCGGTGCTATCTATTTAGAAAATACAAGCTTAATGTCTTATAATCTTTTAAACTTATTAAGATATAAGAAAACTTTTGGAGAAAATAGTTTCGAAGCCTTAGCAGCGCATGAGGTAACAGATTGGAAACTGAAAACTTTACAAGCTTCAAGATACAATTTGATTCTAAATGATTCTGAAGATTTAAATAACGGTACAGTAACAAACCCAAGCAACTCATACAGTGAGCAATATAAACTGGAAAGTTATTTTGGACAAATCAACTACGATTATCAGAAGAAATATTTTTTATCAGGAAGTTTGAGAAGAGACGGCTCGTCTAGATTCAAAACTAACAGATGGGGAACTTTCGGATCTGTAGGTGCCGGATGGTTAGTTTCAAGCGAGGAATTCATGAAGTCTCAAAATATCTTCAGTTCATTAAAGTTGAAGGCCAGTTATGGTTTAATCGGCGATCAGGGTGGCGTTGGATATTATCCAGGATACAATACGTTTAATATTGATAACGTAAATGATCAACCGGGACTTTCCATTGATTTAGTGGGTAACCCGGATTTAACCTGGGAAACTTCTAAAATGTTTCAAACGGGTATTGAGTTTAACTTAGGTACTTATCTAACAGGATCTGTTGATTATTACTTAAAAAATACTGATGATCTAATTTTTGACAGAAGAATTGGTCCATCTAGCGGATATGCTATTGTTAAAGTAAACGGTGGTTCATTAAGAAACCAAGGGGTTGAGTTTGATTTTACAGGTCACATCTTTAAAAAGAAGGATTTTTATCTTGATTTAGGAATTAATGGTGAAATCTTCTCTAATAAAATGACAGCCATGCCAATTGATCCATCAACAGGTTTGGCAAAGCCAATTGATGTTCAAGGAAACTATGCATGGTCTGTTGGTCATTCTATTTACGATTTCTATGTTCGCAAATATACTGGCGTAGACGCTGCTGATGGTAAATCTACCTGGGAAGCTTATTATTTGGATGCAAATAATAACGGTGTTCCTGACGGCGGTTTATTAGAAAATCAAGCAGGCGAATACATTGGTTCATTAGGGTCATATTTAGCTGCGAATCCAGACAAAGAAGGTCAATTAAAGAAAACCACTACAAAAACTTATCAAAATGCTACTCAGCAATATGATGGGCGTTCTGCCATTCCTGATGTAAGAGGTGCAATTAATTTAAGTACGGGTTACAAAGGTTTTGATTTAAGCATTCAGATGCTGTACAGTTTAGGTGGCTATGTTTACGACGGTGCATATGCAGGTTTGATGGGTAATGGATTAATTGCAAATAACAACTGGCACAAAGATATTTTGAACAGATGGCAGTCTCCAAGTCAGCCAGGTGATGGAATTGTTCCAAGAATTTCGAACAATCAGGATGCAAACGTAAGCTCTGCATCATCACGTTTTATTACAAAAGCTGATTATTTCTCGCTTAATAATGTACGTTTAGGGTATACGTTCACTAAAAAAATAACCGACAAATTAGGTTTGGCAGGTTTAAGTTTATGGGTTTCGGGAGATAATCTTTATTTAGGTACAGCCCGTGCAGGATTAAATCCAATGACTGCAGAACCTGCAAACAGTACCGAAACCGGAGGTAGTGATACGTACAGATATTCGCCTTTGTCTACCGTTTCTGCTGGTTTAAGAGTTAAGCTTTAA
- a CDS encoding RagB/SusD family nutrient uptake outer membrane protein, which yields MKNTKYIYIAFALLVFASGCKKSFLDERPSEKVSPEQISEEALRDPSVLNAYTRGLYSSMYNTGTGGTTGHDDFGQKGYDIFSDMLASDMALGSLNYGWYSTVVRYQATKDFTQNAAYIPWRYYYKIIFGANSLIDVLGGNNATFTNKTLAYSMGQAKAMRAYAYFYLTQFYAPQGFGTGSEKILPLYTDAKTTNQPLVTSAVIFDQMIKDLTDAATLLADYGRSSKGEINADVAKGLLAYVYAARGTTSDLAQVVSLTDQIIPKFPVLAKANVTTDGFNNLPNSANWMWGADLQISSNLDLVSWWGQIDIFTYSYAWAGDPKFIDDKLYASIPADDARKAQFDDNADYGGLLPTGKFFDPARIEGGQRTVITDYVYMRVEEMILLNAEAKARLNQDAPARTELKKLLTERVANPNFIDALSGAALKEEIYKQTRIELWGEGKVYLAMKRNKHSITRGTNHLFFAGNTFAYDADELTFPIPQAEVINNPNLNK from the coding sequence ATGAAAAATACTAAATATATATATATCGCATTTGCACTTCTGGTGTTTGCAAGTGGATGTAAAAAAAGTTTCTTGGATGAAAGACCAAGTGAAAAAGTTTCTCCAGAACAAATTAGTGAAGAAGCCTTAAGAGATCCATCAGTATTAAATGCATATACAAGGGGTTTATACTCCAGTATGTATAATACCGGAACAGGTGGTACAACTGGTCATGATGATTTTGGTCAAAAGGGATATGATATCTTTTCTGATATGTTAGCTTCAGATATGGCACTTGGATCACTTAATTACGGTTGGTATAGCACAGTGGTCAGGTATCAGGCTACAAAAGATTTTACTCAGAATGCTGCGTATATTCCATGGCGTTATTATTATAAAATCATTTTTGGAGCAAACTCTTTAATAGATGTATTGGGTGGTAACAATGCAACATTTACCAATAAAACCTTAGCATATAGTATGGGGCAGGCAAAAGCCATGAGAGCGTATGCCTACTTTTATCTAACTCAGTTTTATGCACCACAAGGTTTTGGAACAGGATCTGAAAAGATTCTACCCCTTTATACCGACGCTAAAACAACTAATCAACCACTAGTTACTTCTGCAGTAATTTTTGATCAGATGATTAAAGATTTAACGGATGCAGCCACATTGTTAGCTGATTATGGCAGAAGCAGTAAAGGTGAAATAAATGCAGATGTTGCCAAAGGCTTATTGGCTTATGTTTATGCAGCAAGAGGAACAACATCAGACTTAGCACAAGTGGTATCGTTAACAGACCAGATTATTCCTAAATTCCCGGTTTTGGCGAAGGCAAATGTAACTACTGATGGATTTAACAATCTACCAAATAGTGCTAACTGGATGTGGGGAGCTGATCTTCAGATTTCTAGTAACCTTGATCTTGTTTCCTGGTGGGGCCAAATTGATATCTTCACCTACAGCTATGCGTGGGCAGGAGATCCTAAATTTATCGATGATAAATTATACGCTTCTATCCCAGCAGATGATGCCCGTAAAGCACAGTTTGATGATAACGCGGATTACGGTGGGCTTTTGCCAACCGGAAAGTTCTTTGATCCAGCAAGAATCGAAGGTGGCCAAAGAACAGTGATTACCGACTACGTATATATGCGTGTTGAAGAAATGATCCTTTTAAATGCAGAGGCAAAAGCCAGATTAAATCAGGATGCACCTGCCAGAACTGAACTCAAAAAACTATTAACAGAGCGTGTTGCTAACCCCAACTTTATTGATGCATTGAGTGGCGCAGCTTTAAAAGAAGAAATTTACAAGCAGACGCGTATTGAGCTTTGGGGAGAAGGAAAAGTTTATTTAGCTATGAAACGTAATAAGCATTCAATTACAAGAGGAACAAATCATTTGTTCTTTGCCGGAAATACATTTGCTTATGATGCTGATGAATTAACTTTCCCTATACCACAAGCAGAGGTGATTAATAATCCTAACCTGAACAAATAG